One window of Thermodesulfobacteriota bacterium genomic DNA carries:
- a CDS encoding type II toxin-antitoxin system RelE/ParE family toxin, giving the protein MAWTIEWSDSALKNLRALDRQQARRLRDFLRDRIAPAQDPRHLGDPLTGPLSGFWRYRVGSYRLLCRIEDDRLLVLVVDIGHRREVYR; this is encoded by the coding sequence TTGGCCTGGACGATTGAGTGGAGCGACAGCGCCCTCAAGAATCTGCGCGCCCTCGACCGGCAACAAGCCCGGAGACTTCGCGACTTCCTGCGTGACAGGATCGCCCCGGCCCAAGACCCCCGGCATCTGGGCGACCCACTCACCGGTCCCCTGTCGGGCTTTTGGCGCTACCGCGTGGGGTCCTATCGGCTCCTGTGCCGGATCGAGGACGATCGGCTCCTGGTTCTCGTCGTAGATATCGGCCACCGCCGGGAGGTGTATCGGTAA
- a CDS encoding nucleotidyltransferase domain-containing protein — MSTVTDQCKETLKAHYGPRLAGLWLFGSAARGEAGSESDLDLLVLLRRPLDYFEELRTLADILYPVQLGSDRLISAKPASVDAFERGETQLYRNAKRQGKPL; from the coding sequence ATGTCCACCGTAACCGACCAGTGCAAGGAGACCCTGAAGGCCCACTACGGTCCGCGGCTGGCCGGCCTGTGGCTTTTCGGTTCCGCAGCCCGGGGAGAGGCCGGTTCGGAGAGCGACCTCGACCTGCTCGTCCTCCTGCGCCGGCCGCTCGACTACTTCGAGGAGCTGCGGACTCTCGCGGATATCCTCTACCCGGTGCAGCTCGGATCGGACCGGCTCATTTCCGCCAAGCCGGCCTCTGTCGACGCCTTCGAACGCGGAGAGACCCAGCTGTATCGAAACGCAAAGCGGCAAGGCAAGCCACTGTGA
- a CDS encoding DUF1640 domain-containing protein, protein MPQTAAFDTLQYAKKLRAVGFTEEQAEVQAEALADIIVSELDTKRDLRELEYRLIIRLGGMIVVAIGIVATLVKLL, encoded by the coding sequence ATGCCCCAGACTGCCGCCTTCGACACTCTCCAGTACGCGAAGAAATTGCGGGCCGTTGGGTTCACGGAGGAGCAGGCCGAAGTGCAGGCGGAAGCCCTGGCCGACATCATCGTGAGCGAGCTGGACACCAAGAGGGACCTTCGCGAGCTGGAGTACCGGCTCATCATTCGTCTCGGCGGCATGATCGTGGTCGCCATCGGCATCGTCGCCACGCTCGTGAAGCTTCTGTAG
- a CDS encoding CopG family transcriptional regulator — MSEAVKIDFEPDVLAALKARAAEIHRTVSQVVNELLRQRLEDQAAEDRADYEAAAQAYRTMQRTYSMEEVERELGLDD; from the coding sequence ATGTCCGAAGCCGTCAAGATCGACTTCGAGCCCGACGTCCTGGCAGCGCTCAAGGCGCGCGCCGCCGAAATCCACCGCACCGTCTCCCAGGTCGTCAACGAGCTCTTGCGCCAGCGCCTCGAAGACCAGGCCGCCGAAGACCGGGCCGACTACGAAGCCGCCGCACAGGCCTACCGCACCATGCAGCGCACGTACTCCATGGAAGAAGTGGAGCGCGAGCTTGGCCTGGACGATTGA